A part of Diachasmimorpha longicaudata isolate KC_UGA_2023 chromosome 11, iyDiaLong2, whole genome shotgun sequence genomic DNA contains:
- the LOC135167150 gene encoding SNAPIN protein homolog, whose protein sequence is MDVDTASDNTSIDDKTEDFCENPTRDALTEGLMSLLKPTVDQLDERIRATRISQIELKQQIESLTEELVKISEYLQCPFELDSYVKKLVNAKQRVTVVSNILQTTQERLNKVHDAVEKDTAKRKALLDHSPMYTTSRSSQDLPEAEETTQPGPSETDPAE, encoded by the exons ATGGATGTTGACACAGCTAGTGATAATACATCAATCGACGACAAAACCGAGGATTTCTGTGAGAACCCTACACGAGATGCCCTGACAGAGGGGCTCATGAGCCTGCTGAAGCCCACAGTCGATCAGCTGGACGAACGCATTCGAGCCACCAG AATAAGTCAGATAGAGCTGAAGCAACAGATCGAGTCATTGACAGAGGAGCTCGTGAAGATCTCTGAGTACCTCCAGTGTCCCTTCGAGCTCGATAGTTACGTGAAGAAGCTGGTGAATGCCAAGCAACGAGTGACAGTGGTCAGTAACATCCTCCAAACCACCCAAGAACGATTGAACAAGGTACACGACGCAGTGGAAAAGGACACAGCAAAGAGAAAAGCTCTGTTGGATCACAGTCCTATGTACACCACTTCTCGAAGCTCTCAAGACCTTCCAGAGGCTGAAGAAACTACTCAACCTGGACCTTCAGAAACCGATCCAGCAGAGTAA
- the LOC135167146 gene encoding methyltransferase N6AMT1, translated as MNLKMETPIVRLSDLDSQTVYEPSEDSFLLLDSLEADLNSFANLKPNICLEIGSGSGVIITALAMAFKRNNWPGLFIAVDINPDACRVTKNTSIINSTSVDIVRMDLVSSLKANHLFDILIFNPPYVVTDSSEIFDERLISKTWAGGRDGREVMDRLFPLVPTLLSSQGIFYLIVIKENKPSDIIGIFQGLGMRGGVAAERKVRGEHLYVLRFVKNSKQ; from the coding sequence atgaatttaaaaatggaAACTCCAATAGTCAGACTTTCTGATCTTGACTCTCAAACTGTCTACGAGCCCTCAGAGGACTCGTTTCTACTGCTAGATAGTTTGGAAGCCGATCTCAATAGTTTCGCGAACTTAAAGCCAAATATCTGCTTGGAGATTGGCAGTGGCTCTGGCGTTATCATAACAGCTCTAGCAATGGCATTCAAACGAAATAATTGGCCTGGTTTATTTATCGCTGTTGATATTAATCCAGACGCTTGCAGAGTTACTAAAAATACGAGTATTATAAATTCAACGAGTGTAGATATCGTTCGAATGGATTTGGTGTCGTCCCTGAAGGCTAATCATTTATTTGATATATTGATATTTAATCCACCATACGTTGTAACCGACTCTAGTGAGATTTTTGATGAGAGACTCATCAGCAAGACGTGGGCTGGGGGGAGGGATGGTCGAGAAGTTATGGATCGATTGTTTCCGTTAGTACCAACGTTATTGTCCAGTCAGGGAATCTTTTATTTGATTGTTATCAAGGAGAACAAGCCGAGTGATATCATAGGTATTTTTCAGGGGCTTGGAATGCGTGGAGGTGTGGCTGCAGAGAGAAAAGTGCGTGGAGAGCACTTGTATGTTCTTAGATTTGTTAAGAATTCCAAACAGTGA
- the LOC135167135 gene encoding EGF-like domain-containing protein 1 has translation MRCNAALLCTAVIALSSFAHTREYERTRLVGSPDTPSDIMARNILDWIQGIYRQGARKTRQESNGYLPPYGSQRPPEKPRPFQPAPTGEPSPSPGLNEVTGYPSFQPSFSSSPRPTYIPPSSSGFTPSGGYPSSPPRPFGGSTGATGPSGPPVAYPGSSTTYLPPSTSYGYPSTSGYPSSTPSPGFPTPSPGGYPSPGGGGTDSYGYPSPSPFPGFPTPTGPGVTPGRPGTPGGTPGVTPGRPGTPGVTPGRPGTPGVTPGRPGTPGGTPGITPGRPGTPGGTPGVTPGRPGTPGVSPTQPPGTPTPAPDDDDLKHPPHIHELQVECSKTMMTINIEFNRQFDGVIYSKGFYGTPECRYVAENSGQTKYSFTVSLDSCGTEFINDFEGEAGQSYLENVLVLQNEPGIQEVWDTVRRVRCLWEGNIKKPLTVSLSVDMLNQEIVTFSGDTATAKLDIQVGKGPFAPAASGLVKIGEPMTLVVSVEGDPAFDLQVRDCVARDEDSTNVVQLTDERGCILKPKLFGAFQKTKETMNTGASIIAYAFFQAFKFPDVMDLFIECNVELCKTDCEACPEANQQIEPGRRRRDLSYAPSNVSSGALSQPLRMSRGFRVIMPDDLSLASSQSLESLEETAIAELTFEQSICMSYTGFYTSFSFILSILVITTSSAAVMYLKLQKISREKNPEYPLGVH, from the exons ATGAGGTGCAACGCAGCACTTCTGTGTACCGCGGTGATCGCCCTCTCGAGTTTCGCACACACACGCGAATATG AGCGGACGAGGCTCGTCGGGTCACCCGACACTCCATCTGACATAATGGCCCGTAACATCCTCGATTGGATCCAGGGTATTTATCGTCAAGGAGCCCGCAAAA CAAGACAGGAGAGTAATGGGTATTTGCCGCCTTACGGTAGTCAACGGCCCCCGGAAAAACCGAGGCCATTCCAGCCAGCGCCAACGGGTGAGCCATCCCCGTCACCAGGATTGAACGAGGTAACTGGTTACCCAAGTTTTCAGCCGTCATTCAGTTCATCTCCAAGGCCCACCTATATTCCCCCCTCGTCATCCGGATTCACTCCATCAGGAGGCTATCCCAGCAGTCCACCCAGGCCCTTCGGCGGTTCAACAGGTGCTACTGGTCCCTCTGGACCACCTGTGGCTTATCCTGGATCTTCGACAACATATTTACCACCGTCAACTTCGTACGGATATCCCTCCACTTCTGGTTATCCGTCGTCAACTCCATCTCCGGGCTTTCCAACTCCATCACCTGGGGGGTATCCCTCGCCCGGGGGCGGAGGGACTGATTCTTACGGATATCCATCACCAAGTCCGTTTCCAGGATTTCCAACGCCGACCGGTCCTGGAGTCACTCCAGGGAGACCAGGCACACCTGGAGGAACACCGGGCGTAACCCCCGGGAGACCTGGGACCCCGGGTGTAACTCCAGGGAGACCTGGGACCCCCGGGGTAACTCCAGGAAGGCCAGGCACACCTGGAGGGACTCCGGGTATAACTCCAGGAAGGCCTGGTACCCCTGGAGGAACTCCGGGTGTAACTCCAGGCCGGCCTGGTACACCGGGCGTAAGCCCGACTCAACCACCAGGAACTCCAACACCTGCACCTGACGATGACGACTTGAAGCACCCTCCGCATATTCACGAGCTCCAGGTGGAGTGCAGCAAGACCATGAtgacaataaatattgaattcaaCAGACAGTTCGATGGAGTTATTTATTCCAAGGGATTTTATGGAACTCCTGAGTGTCGATATGTAGCTGAGAACTCAGGACAGACGAAGTACAGTTTCACGGTCAGTCTCGACTCGTGTGGAACTGAGTTTATCAATGATTTCGAGGGTGAGGCGGGTCAGTCGTATTTGGAAAATGTTCTTGTTCTTCAAAATGAGCCGGGGATTCAGGAGGTCTGGGACACCGTTAGGAGGGTGCGCTGTCTGTGGGAGGGGAACATTAAGAAGCCATTAACAGTGAGTTTGTCAGTGGATATGTTGAATCAGGAGATTGTGACGTTCAGTGGCGACACGGCTACGGCAAAACTGGACATTCAGGTTGGGAAGGGACCCTTCGCTCCTGCAGCCAGTGGTCTCGTTAAGATTGGAGAACCTATGACTCTTGTGGTTTCGGTGGAGGGAGATCCGGCGTTCGATCTTCAAGTCAGGGACTGCGTGGCTAGAGATGAGGACTCCACGAATGTGGTGCAGTTGACGGACGAGAGGGGGTGTATCCTGAAACCTAAGTTGTTCGGGGCTTTCCAAAAAACAAAGGAGACTATGAACACGGGGGCTTCGATCATCGCTTATGCCTTCTTCCAGGCGTTCAAGTTCCCTGATGTTATGGATCTATTTATTGAGTGCAATGTAGAACTTTGTAAGACGGATTGCGAGGCTTGTCCAGAAGCTAATCAG CAAATCGAACCAGGTAGAAGAAGAAGAGACCTCTCGTACGCTCCCTCAAACGTATCGTCAGGTGCTCTATCGCAACCACTACGAATGTCCCGTGGATTCCGTGTGATAATGCCCGACGATTTATCCCTAGCGTCGAGTCAGTCCCTCGAAAGTCTGGAAGAAACTGCGATTGCAGAATTAACTTTCGAGCAGAGTATTTGCATGAGCTACACGGGCTTCTACACCTCTTTCTCATTCATCCTCTCCATCCTCGTCATCACCACCTCGAGTGCTGCAGTTATGTACCTGAAGCTCCAGAAAATatcaagggaaaaaaatcctgagtACCCGCTGGGGgtccattaa